The following coding sequences lie in one Saccopteryx bilineata isolate mSacBil1 chromosome X, mSacBil1_pri_phased_curated, whole genome shotgun sequence genomic window:
- the GPR82 gene encoding probable G-protein coupled receptor 82, whose protein sequence is MSNNSTCIQPSMTSSIALPIIYIFLCITGLFGNSLSQWVFLTKIGKKTSTHIYLVHLVTANLLVCSAMPFMGIYFLKGFQWEYRSTQCRVVNFLGTLSMHVSMFVSLLILSWIAISRYATLVKTDSLPETTSCYEKIFYGRLLKKFRQPNFAKKLCIYIWGVVLGIIIPVIIYYSAVEATEGEEILCYNRKMELGAMISQIAGLIGTAFIGFSFLVVLTSYYSFASYLRKIRTCTSIVEKDLTYSSVRKHLLVIQILLLVCFLPYSIFKPIFYVLQQNNNCKQLNYLIEIKNILTCLASARSSTDPIIFLLLDKTFKKTLYNLFTKSDTTDIRPYG, encoded by the coding sequence ATGAGTAACAACTCAACATGTATTCAACCATCCATGACCTCTTCCATAGCCTTACCAATCATTTACATCTTCCTCTGTATCACTGGTCTCTTTGGAAATTCTCTTTCTCAATGGGTATTTTTGACAAAAATAGGTaagaaaacatcaactcacatATACCTAGTACATCTTGTGACGGCAAACTTACTTGTGTGCAGTGCTATGCCTTTCATGGGTATTTATTTCCTGAAAGGTTTTCAATGGGAATACCGATCAACACAATGTAGGGTGGTCAATTTTCTGGGAACTCTATCCATGCATGTAAGTATGTTTGTCAGCCTCTTAATCTTAAGTTGGATTGCCATCAGCCGATACGCTACCTTAGTGAAAACGGATTCCCTACCAGAGACTACTTCATgctatgagaaaatattttatggccGTTTACTGAAAAAATTCCGCCAGCCCAACTTTGCTAAAAAACTATGTATTTACATATGGGGAGTTGTACTAGGCATAATTATTCCAGTTATCATATACTACTCGGCTGTCGAGgctacagaaggagaagagattcTGTGCTACAACCGGAAGATGGAACTAGGAGCTATGATTTCTCAGATTGCAGGCCTCATTGGAACCGCATTCAttggattttcatttttagtCGTACTAACATCATACTACTCTTTTGCCAGCTATCTGAGAAAAATAAGGACCTGTACATCCATTGTGGAGAAAGATTTGACTTATAGTTCTGTGAGAAAACATCTTTTGGTCATCCAGATTCTACTACTAGTTTGTTTCCTGCCATACAGCATTTTTAAACCCATTTTTTACGTTCTACAACAAAATAATAACTGTAAGCAACTgaattatttaattgaaataaaaaatatcctcaCCTGTCTTGCATCAGCCAGAAGTAGCACAGACCCCATTATATTCCTTCTCTTAGATAAAACATTCAAGAAGACACTATATAATCTCTTCACAAAATCTGATACAACAGATATACGACCCTATGGTTGA